A genomic region of Streptomyces rimosus contains the following coding sequences:
- a CDS encoding pyridoxal phosphate-dependent aminotransferase: protein MSRPLLNRRLAEFGTTIFAEMSALAVRTGSINLGQGFPDTDGPEEVREAAVRALRDGRGNQYPPGPGVPELRAAVAAHQHRFYGHLGVAYDPDTEVLVTAGATEAIAASLLALLEPGDEVIALEPYYDSYAACIAMAGGTRVPVTLRPSAEDGTYALDLDELRDAVTDRTRLILLNTPHNPTGTVLDRAELTEIARLACERDLLVITDEVYEHLVYEGEHIPLASLPGMRERTVTIGSAGKTFSFTGWKVGWVTASPELVGAVRSAKQFLTYVSAGPFQYAVAEALALPDSYYTGLRDDLRAKRDLLADGLAAAGFRVFRPSGTYFVTTDIRPLGEEDGFAFCRALPERAGVVAIPNAVFYDHQDQGAPYVRFAFCKQEKVLQEAVDRLRAL, encoded by the coding sequence ATGTCACGACCGCTGCTCAACCGCCGCCTCGCGGAGTTCGGTACGACGATCTTCGCCGAGATGTCCGCGCTCGCCGTACGCACCGGATCGATCAACCTGGGACAGGGCTTCCCCGACACCGACGGGCCGGAGGAGGTCAGGGAGGCGGCGGTCCGCGCACTGCGCGACGGCCGCGGCAACCAGTACCCGCCCGGCCCCGGCGTCCCCGAACTGCGCGCCGCCGTCGCCGCCCACCAGCACCGCTTCTACGGCCACCTCGGCGTCGCGTACGACCCCGACACCGAGGTGCTGGTCACCGCGGGCGCCACCGAGGCCATCGCCGCCTCGCTGCTCGCTCTCCTGGAGCCCGGCGACGAAGTGATCGCGCTGGAGCCGTACTACGACTCCTACGCCGCGTGCATCGCGATGGCGGGCGGCACCCGTGTCCCGGTGACACTGCGCCCGTCCGCCGAGGACGGTACGTACGCCCTCGATCTCGACGAGCTGCGCGACGCCGTCACCGACCGCACCCGCCTCATCCTCCTCAACACGCCCCACAACCCCACCGGCACCGTCCTCGACCGCGCCGAACTGACCGAGATCGCCCGCCTGGCCTGCGAGCGCGACCTCCTCGTGATTACCGACGAGGTCTACGAACACCTCGTCTACGAGGGCGAGCACATTCCGCTGGCGTCCCTGCCCGGCATGCGCGAGCGCACCGTCACCATCGGCTCGGCCGGCAAGACCTTCTCCTTCACCGGCTGGAAGGTCGGCTGGGTCACCGCGAGCCCGGAGCTGGTCGGCGCCGTCCGCTCGGCCAAGCAGTTCCTCACGTACGTCTCCGCGGGCCCGTTCCAGTACGCGGTCGCCGAGGCCCTGGCGCTGCCCGACAGTTACTACACCGGGCTGCGGGACGATCTGCGCGCCAAGCGGGACCTGCTGGCCGACGGCCTCGCCGCCGCCGGGTTCCGCGTCTTCCGCCCGTCCGGCACGTACTTCGTCACCACCGACATCCGCCCCCTCGGCGAGGAGGACGGCTTCGCCTTCTGCCGCGCCCTCCCGGAGCGCGCCGGCGTCGTGGCCATCCCCAACGCCGTCTTCTACGACCACCAGGACCAGGGCGCCCCGTACGTCCGGTTCGCGTTCTGCAAGCAGGAGAAGGTCCTCCAGGAAGCGGTCGATCGCCTCCGCGCCCTCTGA